A genomic region of Tepidisphaeraceae bacterium contains the following coding sequences:
- a CDS encoding transketolase C-terminal domain-containing protein codes for MANETFPIDLKALKPLKLDPKVNTLTDEQAATLQFNIDLCRDAIVFFTALAGAKGLSGHTGGAYDTVPEALIVRAFIDGGAPIVPQLYDEAGHRVATVYLNSVLDGHMPAEKLLHYREFNEGLPGHPEKLLTPGVEFSSGRLGHMWAHCNGIAMANPGKAVVVLGSDGSQMEGDNAEAARLAVGKKLNVKMLIDDNNVTIGGHPQQYMQGYDLSRTLAGYGLQIETVLGEDYSSLYAGLARTFSDDQPRALIIMRKMAPGIEGAEGHPHAHEVLKVDIAAKYLEKRGHTKAIEMLKSAPKMDKSPITYKGSSGAGKNRDDFGKVINEIIGAMSQEERLATVRVFDNDLEGSCGLHHIHKKFPEIFVQAGIMERGNYAAAAGFGSVEGKQGIYGTFSAFLEMCVSEITMARLNFSNVLAHFSHSGVDDMADNTCHFGINSFFADGGVRPGHGEDTTRLYFPADQHQFAACIKRIFNDKGLRFLFSTRAPVPDLLDDAGKPLYQGKDFEPGKDYVVRDGGDKAGYVIAVGETVYRSLDAVIGLKEQGTNVTLVNKPSLNVYDEAMMKKYAAAPWVMVVEGYNVKTGLGSRFGTQLLKRGFKGKYNNIGVHLEGPGGLWQQMGFQGLDPTGIAKGIKELA; via the coding sequence ATGGCAAACGAAACCTTCCCCATCGATCTCAAAGCCCTCAAGCCCCTCAAGCTCGACCCCAAAGTAAACACGCTGACGGACGAGCAGGCCGCGACGCTGCAGTTCAACATCGATCTGTGCCGCGACGCGATCGTCTTCTTCACGGCGCTCGCCGGGGCCAAGGGGCTGAGTGGGCACACCGGTGGGGCGTACGACACCGTGCCCGAGGCGTTGATCGTCCGCGCGTTCATCGATGGTGGGGCGCCGATCGTGCCGCAGCTGTACGACGAGGCCGGCCACCGCGTGGCTACGGTTTACCTCAACAGCGTGCTCGACGGGCACATGCCGGCCGAGAAGTTGCTGCATTACCGTGAGTTCAACGAGGGCCTGCCCGGTCACCCGGAAAAGCTGCTGACGCCCGGCGTCGAGTTCAGCTCCGGCCGGCTTGGGCACATGTGGGCCCACTGCAACGGCATCGCGATGGCCAACCCGGGCAAGGCCGTCGTCGTGCTGGGGTCGGACGGCAGCCAGATGGAAGGGGACAACGCCGAGGCCGCCCGCTTGGCGGTCGGCAAGAAGCTGAACGTGAAGATGCTGATCGACGACAACAACGTCACGATCGGCGGGCACCCGCAGCAGTACATGCAAGGCTACGACCTATCGCGCACGCTCGCGGGCTACGGGTTGCAGATCGAGACCGTGCTGGGTGAGGATTACAGCTCGCTGTACGCCGGCCTGGCCCGCACGTTCTCGGACGACCAGCCGCGTGCCCTGATCATCATGCGCAAGATGGCGCCCGGCATCGAAGGGGCCGAGGGTCACCCCCACGCCCACGAGGTGCTGAAGGTCGACATCGCGGCCAAGTACCTCGAGAAGCGCGGCCACACGAAGGCCATCGAGATGCTCAAGAGCGCGCCGAAGATGGACAAGAGCCCCATCACCTACAAGGGTTCCAGCGGCGCCGGCAAGAACCGCGATGACTTCGGCAAGGTGATCAACGAGATCATCGGCGCGATGTCTCAGGAAGAACGGCTGGCGACGGTGCGCGTGTTCGACAACGACCTGGAAGGCTCGTGCGGTCTGCACCACATTCACAAGAAGTTCCCCGAGATCTTCGTGCAAGCCGGCATCATGGAGCGCGGCAACTACGCCGCGGCGGCGGGCTTCGGTAGCGTGGAGGGCAAGCAGGGCATCTACGGCACGTTCAGCGCGTTCCTGGAGATGTGCGTCAGCGAGATCACGATGGCGCGCCTGAACTTCTCGAACGTGCTGGCCCACTTCAGCCACAGCGGCGTCGACGACATGGCCGACAACACGTGCCACTTCGGCATCAACAGCTTCTTCGCCGACGGTGGCGTGCGGCCCGGCCACGGTGAGGACACGACGCGCCTTTACTTCCCCGCCGACCAGCACCAGTTCGCGGCGTGTATCAAGCGCATCTTCAATGACAAGGGCCTGCGCTTCCTCTTCAGCACCCGCGCCCCGGTGCCCGATTTGCTCGACGACGCCGGCAAGCCGCTGTACCAGGGCAAGGACTTCGAGCCCGGCAAGGACTACGTCGTTCGCGACGGTGGCGACAAGGCCGGCTATGTGATCGCGGTCGGCGAGACGGTCTACCGTTCGCTGGACGCAGTCATCGGCTTGAAGGAGCAGGGGACGAACGTCACGCTGGTGAACAAGCCGTCGCTGAACGTCTACGACGAAGCGATGATGAAGAAGTACGCCGCCGCGCCTTGGGTGATGGTGGTGGAAGGCTACAACGTCAAGACCGGCCTCGGCAGCCGCTTCGGCACGCAGTTGCTGAAGCGCGGCTTCAAGGGCAAGTACAACAACATCGGCGTCCACCTCGAAGGCCCCGGCGGCCTGTGGCAACAAATGGGCTTCCAAGGGCTTGACCCCACGGGGATTGCGAAGGGGATCAAGGAACTGGCGTAG
- a CDS encoding amidohydrolase family protein: MPWLVSPASPPLPFASKMTTVAAPTLVEAPPPPPAFAPAVPADYNRTHIDFRAPMPRPKVRGTVIDAHCHLFAAKHAKPWFEAADHYGINTFITMTPIEEALTLARDWPGRLHFIAIPKWRDPSPNFLDDWLLKIEAFYNLGSRIAKFHMAPATMEASKLRLDSPAIRRVMDELVARKMAIMTHVGDPDTWYCSKYTDCGRYGQREEHYKLWEDTLEAYRGHPWLGAHLGGNPENLPRLQRLLDKFPDLWLDCSATRWMVREISARRDAARDFMIRNQDRILFGSDQVSGDDRDFDFYASRFWCHRKLWETAYVGESPITDPDLPPDAQPTLRGLALPDEVLQKIYHDNTTRFMALLGARFSGE; encoded by the coding sequence GTGCCGTGGCTTGTCTCGCCCGCCAGTCCACCGCTACCATTCGCCAGCAAGATGACCACCGTCGCCGCACCCACCCTGGTTGAAGCCCCGCCGCCCCCACCGGCGTTCGCGCCGGCGGTGCCTGCCGACTACAACCGCACGCACATCGACTTTCGCGCCCCCATGCCCCGGCCGAAGGTGCGCGGCACCGTCATCGACGCCCACTGTCACCTGTTCGCCGCCAAGCACGCCAAGCCGTGGTTCGAAGCGGCCGACCATTACGGCATTAACACCTTCATCACGATGACGCCGATCGAAGAGGCCCTCACGCTCGCGCGCGATTGGCCCGGCCGGTTGCACTTCATCGCGATTCCGAAGTGGCGCGACCCGTCGCCCAACTTCCTGGACGACTGGCTGTTGAAGATCGAGGCCTTCTACAACCTGGGCAGCCGCATCGCCAAGTTCCACATGGCGCCGGCGACCATGGAGGCTTCTAAACTTCGCCTCGACAGCCCCGCCATTCGCCGGGTGATGGACGAGCTGGTCGCCCGCAAGATGGCGATCATGACCCACGTGGGCGACCCCGACACCTGGTACTGTTCCAAGTACACCGACTGCGGCCGGTACGGCCAGCGCGAGGAACACTACAAGCTCTGGGAAGACACCCTCGAAGCCTATCGCGGTCACCCCTGGCTGGGCGCGCATCTGGGTGGCAATCCAGAGAACCTGCCACGCCTGCAACGGCTGCTGGACAAGTTCCCTGATCTATGGCTCGACTGCAGCGCGACGCGCTGGATGGTGCGCGAGATCAGCGCCCGCCGCGACGCCGCTCGTGATTTTATGATCCGCAATCAGGACCGCATCCTGTTCGGTTCCGACCAGGTGAGCGGCGACGATCGCGACTTCGATTTTTATGCCAGCCGATTCTGGTGCCACCGCAAGCTCTGGGAGACGGCTTACGTCGGTGAAAGCCCGATCACCGACCCCGACCTGCCCCCCGACGCCCAGCCCACCCTGCGCGGCCTGGCGCTACCGGACGAGGTGCTGCAGAAGATCTACCACGACAACACGACCCGCTTCATGGCCCTGCTGGGCGCACGGTTCAGCGGCGAGTGA
- a CDS encoding formyltetrahydrofolate deformylase, whose amino-acid sequence MPANVLAVVSVLGKDQKGVVAQFATYLAERGVNIEDIEQRVVRGFFVMDMLVDLKEVTTDLGGLITGLLSLGQKIDMEVRVHLHSQARKRKVALLVSKEAHCLEQLLEDAHHGKLHGEVAVILGNHPDLEPIAKAAGVPFAWQSASDLEAHFKWLADQLQQYAADLVVLARYMRILPPTLVQKYRHKIINIHPSLLPYFPGAAPYKQAYESGVRVHGCTAHFVTEQLDEGPVILQDVFHINVGQDSLDDVKRKGLELEAHVLSKSVQLFLDEELVVVDGKVIFKPGISRFMNAGNDA is encoded by the coding sequence TTGCCCGCCAACGTGTTAGCCGTCGTCAGCGTCTTGGGGAAGGACCAGAAAGGCGTCGTCGCGCAATTCGCGACGTACCTCGCCGAGCGCGGCGTGAACATCGAGGACATCGAACAGCGCGTCGTGCGCGGGTTCTTCGTCATGGACATGCTCGTCGACCTGAAGGAGGTCACCACCGACCTGGGCGGCCTGATCACCGGGTTGCTCAGCCTCGGGCAGAAGATCGACATGGAGGTGCGCGTCCACCTGCACTCGCAAGCGCGCAAACGCAAGGTTGCGCTTTTGGTGAGTAAGGAAGCGCACTGCCTCGAACAACTGCTGGAAGATGCCCACCACGGCAAACTACATGGTGAGGTCGCGGTGATCCTCGGGAACCATCCCGATCTCGAACCGATCGCCAAGGCCGCCGGTGTGCCGTTCGCGTGGCAGTCGGCCAGCGACCTTGAGGCGCACTTCAAGTGGCTCGCCGACCAGTTGCAGCAGTACGCGGCCGACCTCGTCGTGCTGGCGCGTTACATGCGCATCCTGCCCCCGACGCTGGTACAGAAGTACCGCCACAAGATCATCAATATTCACCCCTCGCTGCTCCCCTACTTCCCCGGGGCAGCCCCATACAAGCAGGCCTACGAGAGCGGCGTGCGCGTGCACGGCTGCACGGCCCACTTCGTCACCGAACAGCTCGACGAAGGCCCGGTCATCCTGCAGGACGTCTTCCACATCAACGTCGGCCAGGATTCGCTGGACGACGTGAAGCGCAAGGGCCTCGAACTGGAAGCGCATGTGCTGAGCAAGTCGGTGCAGTTGTTCCTGGACGAGGAACTGGTTGTGGTGGACGGCAAGGTGATCTTCAAACCGGGCATCAGCCGGTTCATGAACGCGGGGAACGACGCGTGA
- a CDS encoding MBL fold metallo-hydrolase: protein MTRTSVELSILGSGSSGNASVLRTPGGVLMIDAGIGPRAILKRLQNTGVTVADVRALVLTHLDSDHFSCNWVNTLAANGVRVYVHFSRAKQLLYKAQECSGFDAFQRLVVPFDGDFEPLPGVNVSPISLAHDEHGSHGYVITSDGVRIGFATDLGRVPPYLIERFTGVDILAIESNYDPQMQRLSGRPMFLQHRITGGRGHLSNSQALAAVKAIFARCDATLTPLPAHVVLLHRSRDCNCPVLLRDYFASDARIAPRLTLAEPFSPTPWLAPAARVPAVGEQMTLAF, encoded by the coding sequence ATGACACGGACGTCGGTCGAACTTTCCATCCTGGGCAGCGGGTCGAGCGGCAACGCGTCGGTCCTGCGAACGCCGGGCGGCGTGCTGATGATCGATGCGGGCATCGGGCCGCGCGCGATCCTGAAGCGTCTGCAGAACACGGGTGTCACCGTCGCCGACGTGCGGGCGCTCGTGCTGACGCACCTCGACAGCGACCACTTCTCCTGCAATTGGGTCAACACGCTCGCCGCCAACGGAGTGCGGGTCTACGTGCACTTCAGCCGGGCGAAACAACTGCTGTACAAGGCCCAGGAATGCTCCGGTTTCGATGCGTTCCAAAGGCTCGTCGTGCCGTTCGATGGCGATTTTGAACCGCTGCCTGGCGTGAACGTCTCGCCGATCTCACTGGCGCACGACGAGCACGGCTCGCACGGGTACGTAATCACCAGCGACGGCGTGCGCATCGGCTTCGCGACCGACCTCGGTCGGGTGCCGCCTTACCTCATCGAGCGGTTCACCGGCGTCGACATCCTCGCGATCGAAAGCAACTACGACCCGCAGATGCAGCGGCTGTCTGGCCGACCGATGTTCCTGCAGCATCGCATCACCGGTGGCCGCGGTCACCTGTCCAACAGCCAGGCACTGGCGGCGGTAAAGGCGATCTTCGCCCGCTGCGACGCCACGCTAACCCCGCTGCCGGCCCACGTGGTGCTGCTGCATCGCAGCCGCGATTGCAATTGTCCGGTGCTGTTGCGCGATTACTTCGCATCCGATGCGCGCATCGCCCCACGGCTGACGTTGGCCGAGCCTTTTTCGCCCACGCCATGGCTCGCCCCCGCTGCCCGCGTGCCCGCGGTGGGGGAACAGATGACGTTGGCGTTTTAG
- a CDS encoding Rieske 2Fe-2S domain-containing protein: MYEYPTRRQFLIASGATLCLAAFGGMARAAEIFAAASKEESYDAGPLSDFGEGIADTFANSYPNFFVVRTKDRLFVSSSFCTKERCVVRRTGAGYSCTCHRCKFTPEGVPLRGPAYKPLPRYAVKLDDRKHVIVDLTRQFEQDEWDKPDASVKVAL, from the coding sequence ATGTACGAGTACCCCACCCGCCGACAGTTCCTCATCGCAAGTGGCGCAACGCTCTGCCTCGCGGCGTTCGGTGGCATGGCGCGGGCGGCTGAAATCTTCGCCGCGGCGTCGAAGGAAGAGTCGTACGATGCCGGCCCGCTATCCGACTTTGGCGAGGGGATCGCCGACACGTTCGCCAACAGTTACCCGAACTTCTTCGTCGTGCGGACGAAGGATCGGCTGTTCGTCTCCAGCAGCTTCTGCACGAAGGAGCGATGCGTCGTCCGCAGGACCGGCGCGGGGTACAGCTGCACGTGTCACCGGTGCAAGTTCACGCCCGAGGGCGTGCCGTTGCGCGGGCCGGCGTACAAGCCGTTGCCGCGGTACGCGGTGAAGCTGGACGACCGCAAGCACGTCATCGTCGATCTGACGCGCCAGTTCGAGCAGGACGAATGGGATAAGCCCGACGCATCTGTGAAAGTTGCGCTATAA